Proteins encoded by one window of Tunturibacter psychrotolerans:
- a CDS encoding helix-turn-helix domain-containing protein, with protein sequence MTLTNPPVYSSMNYVGASWKQLRADNSWTERMERFGDELRRERMRRKVSMESISEETKISVRHLEALEAGEYDSLPGGVFRKGIVRSYLTAVGLEETPWIERFEASLRESGTENGNTDWTEFAENVRRNRSGVQPKQNLRWMGVGTMVTMLGVLGWAVWKFALHGRLIP encoded by the coding sequence TTGACTTTGACAAATCCTCCGGTCTATTCTTCGATGAATTACGTTGGTGCGAGCTGGAAACAGCTTCGTGCCGATAACAGTTGGACGGAGCGAATGGAGCGATTCGGCGACGAGCTACGACGGGAGCGCATGAGGCGCAAGGTCTCGATGGAGAGTATCTCCGAGGAGACTAAGATCTCGGTGCGTCACCTGGAGGCGCTTGAAGCCGGCGAGTATGACTCGTTGCCGGGAGGGGTGTTCCGAAAGGGTATTGTTCGTAGCTATCTGACTGCGGTGGGATTGGAAGAGACGCCCTGGATCGAACGGTTCGAGGCGAGTCTGCGAGAGAGCGGCACTGAGAACGGAAATACTGACTGGACCGAGTTCGCAGAAAATGTCCGAAGGAACAGAAGCGGCGTCCAGCCGAAGCAGAACCTGCGCTGGATGGGCGTTGGAACCATGGTGACAATGCTGGGAGTTCTGGGCTGGGCTGTGTGGAAGTTCGCCCTTCACGGGCGTTTGATCCCATAA
- a CDS encoding ABC transporter permease, giving the protein MNKLVAGNLVHRPLRSLISCLAIAIEVIMILSITAILMGKLNGFKTRQNGIGMDMFVRPNTASNLIGMSPAGASIKVADVLAKIPHVVVSAPVNVQINSSLDTIYGIDFKSFDALLPFTFLSGTPFQGPDDVILDDYSAAGKKVGDHISILNHPFRISGIVAHGKGGRKFVPIDTMGSLTGTEGKATMFYLRTEDQPKYQDEVRKAILATPGMSTYNVATAEEYLSSISPDRLPGFNIGLQVVIGIAVIIGFLVIFQSMYTAVMERTREIGILKSMGASRSYIVGIVLRETGVLATIGIVLGIAASFALSAALEARFPTLDFVINVPYVWKATLIAFIGALLGALYPALKAASKDPIDALSYE; this is encoded by the coding sequence ATGAACAAATTAGTTGCCGGCAATCTGGTCCACCGTCCCCTCCGCTCGCTCATCAGCTGCCTCGCCATCGCCATCGAGGTCATCATGATCCTCTCCATCACCGCGATCCTCATGGGCAAGCTCAACGGATTCAAGACCCGCCAGAACGGCATCGGCATGGACATGTTCGTCCGCCCCAACACCGCCAGCAACCTCATCGGCATGAGCCCCGCCGGGGCCTCTATCAAAGTCGCTGACGTCCTCGCGAAGATCCCCCACGTCGTCGTCTCGGCCCCCGTCAACGTCCAGATCAACAGCTCCCTCGACACCATCTACGGCATCGACTTCAAGAGCTTCGACGCGCTCCTGCCCTTCACCTTCCTCTCCGGCACCCCCTTCCAGGGCCCCGACGACGTCATCCTCGACGACTACTCCGCCGCCGGCAAAAAGGTTGGCGACCACATCAGCATCCTCAACCATCCGTTCCGAATCTCGGGCATCGTCGCCCACGGCAAAGGCGGCCGCAAGTTCGTCCCCATCGACACCATGGGCTCGCTCACCGGCACTGAGGGTAAAGCCACCATGTTTTACCTCCGCACCGAAGACCAGCCGAAGTATCAGGACGAAGTCCGCAAGGCGATCCTCGCCACTCCCGGCATGAGTACCTACAACGTCGCCACCGCCGAGGAGTATCTCTCCTCTATCTCCCCCGACCGACTCCCCGGCTTCAACATCGGCCTTCAGGTCGTCATCGGCATCGCCGTCATCATCGGCTTCCTCGTCATCTTCCAGTCCATGTACACCGCCGTCATGGAGCGCACCCGCGAGATCGGCATCCTTAAATCCATGGGAGCCTCGCGCTCCTACATCGTCGGCATCGTCCTTCGCGAGACCGGCGTCCTCGCGACCATCGGCATCGTCCTCGGCATCGCAGCCAGCTTCGCCCTCAGCGCCGCGCTCGAAGCCCGTTTCCCCACACTCGACTTCGTCATCAACGTCCCTTACGTCTGGAAGGCGACCCTCATCGCCTTCATCGGAGCTCTCCTCGGCGCGCTCTACCCAGCTCTCAAAGCCGCCAGCAAAGACCCCATCGACGCCCTCTCTTACGAGTAG
- a CDS encoding acyltransferase family protein, whose amino-acid sequence MEMLLDRPERSVSGPDQANAVLVRHMPGVDLLRGTAILTVIFFHGFFYSVPLFPWHNRFAESLFNLTAFGWTGVNLFFTLSGFLITGNLIDSDAKPNFYSRFYIRRALRILPAYFLILIILGVTRTTSLSYLAVCALFLANWPRLLLHGSFAIYPVLWSLAVEEQFYAVWPWLYRQLHKKGLLIFCLAIILFCPVLRGITISVSKADIFSKTFMIGDNLAVGSAIAILCRSQRVSLRALRNIGAAAVCIPGLILLVLSNMGSTIKGDAVGASLGYSMLEFLTGGLLILMLYAYRKKPIQKGLGFLLFFSEISYGLYLIHMLCEMFYDRIFGDGYLTHAGALLLRFCVANGVAILLATLSKRYFENPIMLLKQRIPQAR is encoded by the coding sequence ATGGAGATGTTGCTCGATCGACCTGAACGTTCAGTTTCTGGACCAGATCAGGCGAATGCTGTACTTGTGCGGCACATGCCCGGCGTGGACCTCCTCCGTGGAACCGCAATCCTTACCGTGATCTTTTTTCACGGCTTCTTCTACAGCGTGCCTCTCTTTCCATGGCACAACCGGTTTGCCGAGTCCCTATTCAATCTCACCGCTTTCGGCTGGACCGGCGTAAATCTATTTTTCACTCTCTCCGGGTTCCTGATTACAGGAAATTTGATCGACTCGGACGCAAAGCCAAACTTCTATTCACGCTTCTACATTCGCCGCGCTTTGCGTATCCTTCCTGCGTATTTTTTGATTCTGATCATCCTGGGAGTAACCCGGACTACGTCGCTGAGCTACCTCGCAGTGTGCGCTCTTTTTCTAGCCAACTGGCCAAGGCTGTTGTTACATGGCTCCTTTGCGATCTACCCAGTTTTGTGGTCGTTGGCGGTGGAAGAGCAGTTCTACGCGGTGTGGCCGTGGTTGTACCGCCAACTTCACAAGAAAGGTTTGCTCATTTTCTGTCTGGCGATAATTCTGTTTTGTCCTGTCCTGCGAGGAATTACGATTAGCGTGTCCAAGGCCGACATCTTCAGCAAAACATTCATGATTGGTGATAATCTCGCGGTGGGATCCGCAATCGCCATCCTCTGCAGGTCCCAGAGGGTATCCCTTAGAGCACTTCGCAACATCGGCGCAGCTGCCGTCTGCATTCCTGGCTTGATCCTGCTGGTCCTGTCGAATATGGGCAGCACAATCAAAGGGGACGCAGTGGGAGCTAGCCTCGGATACTCTATGCTGGAGTTCTTGACCGGCGGACTGTTGATCTTGATGCTCTATGCCTATCGAAAGAAGCCGATTCAAAAAGGGTTGGGATTTCTTCTTTTCTTTAGCGAAATAAGCTACGGACTCTACCTTATTCATATGCTTTGCGAAATGTTCTACGATCGCATCTTCGGTGATGGCTACCTGACCCATGCGGGTGCTCTTCTACTCCGGTTCTGCGTAGCAAATGGTGTCGCCATTTTGCTCGCAACCTTATCGAAGCGATACTTTGAGAATCCCATCATGCTCTTGAAGCAGCGAATTCCCCAAGCGCGCTAG